TTTCCACGTCTGTAAAGGACTCTAATGCATCCAAATCCCCCTTTTCCGCTTTCTTAATATTATCCTGAACCAGTTCGGTTACTTCCGCTTTGACTCTGTTCAGCTTTTCCACGTTTATGCTGACAACACCGCTCTCGCTTGCTTCAAACATATCTTCCAAATCCATCACATTGGTAATTTTTTTATTAATCGCATTGTTTATCACCAATGATGCGATTTTCCTTGTCTGTGAATCGGCATAGCTCATGAGTGTTGGCTTAAGCCCTTCATTGATAATCCAGAGGCCGGCAGCTGTTGAGATAACGAAAAATATAAAGGTCAAAAGAAATACATAGCGAAATGGAAGAGGACCTTTCCGGGGCAGCCGGCCGCGAAATTTTGCCAAAACAAATCCCCCCTTTACAAGCTATATGTATGCTGTAAAGGAGGGAACTAGGCTCAAAAATCCAAAATAGTTTATTGTTGTACTAAAGTCGTATCACAGCCTGTAATAACAGAATTCAATTCAAGCCCTAAATCTGCTTCATATGGCTCCACATTCCTGCCCTTTTCTTCAAGTATGCGGATGACTGGCCTGTCGCTAAGACCCGCGTTCTGCCGGCAGACAACACCTTTTCTTCCGTCATTCAGCTCGACTGTAACACCAACTGGATACACGGCAACCGCCTGCCGGAAAACTTCAATGACTTTCTTATCAAATAATTTTCCAGCCCCTGCATACAGAACTTCCAGGCCTTCATGAGGAAGCATAGCCTGTCTGTAAATGCGATTGGATGTTACTGCGTCAAACACATCTGCAATCGCAATTATCTTGCCAAAATTATGAATCTCGTCCCCCTGGAGGCCGCGCGGATAGCCTGAACCATTCAATCGCTCATGATGCTGAAAGGCACAATGTGCAACAAGGAGAGGGATTGTCTCTACTTTTCTTAATATATTAAATCCATCTTCCGGATGCTTCTTAATTGATTTAAATTCTTCTGCTGTCAATTTACCCGGTTTCAAAAGAATATCTGCCGGCACCTTCATCTTTCCGACATCATGAAGAATTGCACCCAGCCCCAGGATTTCAAGTTCCTTTGGCAGGAGCTGCAGCTTCATCCCGATTGCCAGTGAATAAAGAGTCACATTCAGGGAGTGGGTGAAAATATAGTGATCATATGTATAAACGTCTGATAGGATCGTAAGCAGCTCTTTATTTCCCCTAATTTCACTGATTAGCTGACGTATCAGCGCTGAGAGCCGCTTTGAGGCATTCTCAATTATCAGAGAGCCTGATAACTCTTTATTTGCTTGTACTTCCTTCAGAACGGTTTCAATGGTTTCGATAGCCTGTTTGCGCATTTTGGGAGTCAGAGGGTCCTTATATTGGATATCCTCAGTGCGCACATCCTTGATATACACATAGGTAATACCCATTTCCTGCAGTTTATATATTAATTTATCAGCCAGCTCCACACCTTCATGCAAAAGGACCTGACCCTTGTCATTGTATATAGCTTTGGCCAAAACACTGCCAGTCTCAATTGTATTGGTTGCTGCTAATCTCATATGTATCTCCCATATCCTTTTTTCGGTGCTACTTTATAGTTCGGGCATTATTTGGTTATATTTACATTATACGACAAATTTCCCGGCTTGAGAGTGAGTTTATGATATATTTTGAGATTGAAAGATTTATGTGAGGATAACCCGCTTTTACTTGCGGATAAAATAATTTATGTGCAAAGCGGCTCATGCATAAAAAAAAGACAAGCCCATTCAGGCATGCCTTTAGATCATTTTGAGAAGTGCTTCTTTTCCGATCGTTCCTTTAACAATGCCCAGCTCCTCGGCCTCATAAGTGACAGATTCAAGCGGGGCATTTAACAGCTGATCTATCGTTTTTACACCGACAGCCCTGCCGGCAATTACTTTGCGGTCCTTAAGCTTCTCATTCAGCAAAGCGACATCCAGGGCTCCGCACATGATATACCCTCTATCATTCGTTACCACCAGCAGATTGGTCTTTGGCAGCTGCACCGAAACACTCAAAAAAGTGTGGCCATCTATATCAATCGGTTTCAAATCAATCATACCTGCACCCACTCCTTTCCTTTTCCCTTACACAATATGTATGGACAGGGAAAAGGGTGAACGTGACAGGCACCCCCGGTTTTAGAATAAATCAAGCTGTCTTGGAGCAAGCTGCTGATATTCAATATCCAGCATTTCGATCATTTGTTTAGCGTTGTCTGCCGCGTCACCGCCGGAGTTGTTGTTGAAGACGACGAATACATTTTTACATTTTTTCTCAAGCAATTTCAGGTGTTCTGCCCATTCTGCCAGTTCTTTTTCGTTATAGCGGTAAAGATAGCGGACCTCCCGCCAGTTGTCCGCATTCTTTCTCTGCCAGCCGTGAAAGTTTCGGCCATGAAACCGAACAAGAACCTTATCAGGACTGGTTGTTTCCAGGACCATTGGAATAGAGCCCTCACCGGCTTGCGGCTCGTCACAGATGGTGTGAAACCAGTCTTCCTCTTTCATAAAGCTTAATGTGCTTTCCCTGAACTCCGGACGAAACCATGATTGATGCCTGAACTCCAGGGCACATGGGATATCCCCCATCTGCTCCTTGCACCAGCGGAGGTAATCGACATTGGCTTTTTTGCAGTCAAACCATGGCGGAAATTGAAACAGTACCATAGCCAGTTTGCCGGATTCGATATAAGGCTCCAATGAATCTTTAAACGCTTCAAACATTCCTTCTTTGCTTTCAAAAGGGATTTCGCCTCTTTGATGACCTGTCATGCCCTGGTAGGCTTTTACTATGAATTGAAAAGATTCAGGCGTGTCCTTTACCCATTTGGAAGAGTTACGCTTTGGCTGCACCGCATAAAAAGCAGAGTCCACCTCCACAGTAGGGAAATGGCCCGCATATTCTTTTAGCTTATCTCTAGGTGAAACATTGCCCGTATATAGGCTATCATGGTCGCCCCAGCCTGTTACGCCGATGATAATCATTGAAACACCTCCGTTTTTTTACTCTACTTTTCTTTTAACGGAAAATTTTGTACTGAAACTCTATATGATTATAATTTATTAAAAGTTTCAATTTCCAAGATTTTTAATCCAGTTTACCATAGGATTTTTTAAACTTCCTTTAAAATAATAAACAATTGATCGCTAAGCATTGATTTTATTGAACTCCAAGTTCTTGCCATATATAAAACAAGACGCCTTCTCCTTAACTCTAAGAAAGCGTCCTATGGCTGTGAAGTATCCTTATTTTGTTACTCCTCTGATTTTACCCTATATTGGGAAGTTGCTACTTATATAAATTAAAGGGGCGAGTATAAGCTAGTTGAAGGTTTTGCTCCTTTTGCACTTTTATTATTTCGATTTATTCATTTTTCTGGCTTGAGTCTGGAATTGTTTAATGTTAACCTTCACGTTAATATTAATTGAAGCTTCAGGAAACCGTTCCTCCCAATTGCCCTTTACTTTTTTCCACACTTTCGGTTGATTGATTCGTAAACTCTCTCCAAATCCAGCGACATCTACTTTTAATTCTTTTTGAGTCTTGGTTAAACCTGCTTCCATTAATCGCATAAATTCTTTTTCAACTGTTTTTTCTGCATCTCGAATAAACTTCTCATTAAAAGCATCACTGTTTGGTATCCAATCTTCAGATAATCGGCCTTCAGTATTAATGTTTACTGTATACGAAATATCCCCTCCATTTACCTGAGGCCTAATTGAACTTTTCAGCTGATCAATTTCATATGTAATGATTTTGCCCGTTTCTTTATCGACTCCTGTTACGGCACCTGCTTTCGCTTCACCTGTAATACAATTAATGCCCAAGGTTTCGTCTTCATTAAGCTCCCCAATCATTTTCTGTGTAATCCCTTTAATAACTGCTGCTCCAATGATTTGAACTCCACCATTAAATTTTTGTACTTTCTGAACCAAAAAACTTGAACTGGCCGACATTTTTTCCGAGAAATCGCCTAAGGATAATTTTGGGGGCATTTTTGATGTTTTCGTTTTCATATTTTCAGTTATAGACAATAGCTTTAAAGCAGGTACTGGATCCTTTGTTCCTTTTATGCTTAATATTTCGCTTGCTTTTTCCTCTGATATCAATACATGAACTGTCCGTCTTATTTCATGGTCGCGAAAGAAAAAATTCAATAATTGGAGCAAATTAATGGATTGTGCTGCTTCCTTACTAATTACCAATACTTTTAAATGGGCATAATTCGGACTGCGACTTGTAGCCGTGGAAGCTTCACGGCCCGCTTCAAATAAAGAGGATTCCTCAATTGTTAAGTTTTGAAATGGCTCTGCTTGACTGCCGCCGCCTCCATTCTCTCCAGCCAATACTTTAGGTACAACAGATTGAATTGTAAATTCAGGAGTTATGCGTTTTGTTGAATGTTCTTGATAATCCACTCCGACACCAACAGCCAGACCTATATCTTCAATATCAACGCGATCCCAACACCCTCCCATAAAAAGGATCGAGATGCAGCAGCATATCAAGATGCTTTTTTTAATTCTTCGCATTTCGTTTCCTCCTTATGAAGGCAATTATTAAAAAAAGGACGGGGATAATTACTGTAATTATGATGGCAAAGTTGCCAATATAGTCAGCTAATTTAAAAACTCCATTTATATCTTCCGGATACATCGCACATAGATAAATGAATGGTATAAGACCATACACAAAAGGTTTATACGCTTTCTTAAAAACTTGACTCAAACCTAAACTAGCAAAATAAAAATTCATTATAAAGGATGTAAACGTTGTAATCACCCAAAGAATGATAAAAAAGCTTTCAAATCTTTCTAAAAGGAGGAATTTCATTTCAATTGATTTGACCAGTTCGATCGTTGGCCATGTTAACTGCCTTACCTCATTTACGGTTAATGAGCCAATAACAGCTATTACGATCAAGATATACAAAAATAACGGGATAAATATTCCCACGGCTGCAGCTTTCATAGCTTGTTGTGGACGTTGCATATATGCGATTAAAATAAGAAAACTTTCAATTCCAGCAAGAGATAAAGTTGTTGGCTTAATCCCGTTGACAACTGGCTTAAATCCTTCACCCAAGACAGGGCGAAGGTTATTTAGATCAACATTTGTTACACTAAGACCCAGCATAAAAAAAATAAATACCAAAACAACCGGAAAGTAAATTTGAAGCAATTTTACAATAGGATATATGCCGCTGATCACGATATACACGCCTACTGCGATATAAACGATAATCACTGCTTCTATCGGAGTTTTATCCAGCAAATAAGCGCGAAGCACTTCAGCCATTGATCGTGCCTGATATCCACTAACTAATATAAAATACATAATAATAAATAGATTAAAAACAAGACCTGCCCATTTGCCAACCAATATAGGACTAAATTGATAAATCGTCATTCCTTTGAATCGAAGGCATAACTTAGTTATAAAAAAAGCAACAACAAATGTGATTCCGCCACTAAAAAGCATACTGATCCAAATATCAGGCGTTTGAACTTCCTCTGCACTTACGCGGGGTAATGTTACAATCCCCACACCAATGATTGTCATTACTAAAGCGACTGTAGCCTGTGTAGGTGTAATTTTTTCGTTTGAACCATTCACTATGATCTTCCTTTATTTAATCCGAGTGGAGTCTTTGGGTTTTAATATTTCAGGTCTTTCTTTAAGAACACTATATGGTAATCGAAGTATTGCATCCTTCCAATCTTTAAATTGATACGGAACAAATGGAGAGGTATATTCAACACCAAAACTTTTAAGCTTGACAAGGTGAATCGTAATGGCCATCGCAAACATAATAATTCCAAATAACCCTAATACAGCAGCTGAAAGCATCATTCCAAAGCGTAAGATTCGAATAGCTATTGCCGCCCCATACTGCGGTAAAGAAAAGGAAGAAATTGCCGTAACTGCCACAACAATGACCATCATTGGGCTGACTAAGCCCGCTGTAACAGCCGCCTCCCCAATAACAAGCCCTCCTACAATTCCAACTGTTTGTCCAATTGGTTTAGGAAGCCTTACACCTGCTTCCCGCAGTATTTCAATTGTGATTTCCATCAATAATGCTTCTACAATGCTTGGAAATGGCACTCCTTCCCTGCTTCCTGCTATCGAGATTACTAAATCAGTTGGAATTAACCCTGGATGATACGAAATAAGTGCTACGTATAATGATGGACCAAATAAAGAGACAAACGCTGCTCCAAACCGCATGAAGCGAATGAGGGTGCCAACAAACCATCGTTCATAATAATCTTCCGGCCCCTGAAGAATAGAGGTAATCGTGACTGGCAGAAGCAATACAAAAGGCGTCCCATCAACTAAAATGGCTACACGTCCTTCTAATAATCCACTTGCTACTTTATCCGGCCTTTCAGTTGTTATGAGTTGTGGAAACGGTGATAAAAAATCATCTTCAATGAACTGCTCAATAATCCCCGATTCAAGTATTTGGTCAATATCAATTTTTTCTAATCGTTTTTTGGCTTCTTGGATGATGCTGTCATTTGTAATATCTTTTATATATGCCATGATAACCGGTGTTTGACTTCTGCGTCCGATTGTATATTTGTCTAAAACTAAATGGGGATCTCTAATTCGCTTTCGAATTAAAGACATATTCACAAGAATATTTTCGACAAACCCTTCTCTTGCCCCCCTCACAGAAGCTTCTGTAATTGGTTCTTCAATTTGTCTTGAAGGCCATTTTTTTGTTCCAAGTAAAAGGGATGTATCGACCTTATCAATTAGTAATGCCGTATCTCCATTCAAAACCTCCATCACACAGTCTTCTATCTTGTTGTATTCTTCTACATCCGTTAGCGTTACAACATGGTCTTTAATGGTTTCTTTGATGTGTGAGCCGGTGGCCCGGTCTTCTATTACATAGCATTCTCGCATTTGAAGTTCTAACATGATTGACTTTAATATTTGTTCATGAATTTGCTCTTTATCGGCAAGCCCTTTAATAAAAACGACAGCTGCTTTAACGTTATATAAGTCAATATTAAATCTGCGAATTGCGATATCAGGGTTATTTCCTAAAATATTTTGTATTCGCTCGAGGTTAGAATCCAAACTAGATGAAAAGAATACATCTGTCCCATGTATCTTCACTTGTTGATGAGCATTTTTCGTTTGTTTTTTCTTTTTTTGTAACCAAGCCCATTGATTCATCTCCCTCACCTGCTTACATAAAATATTTTTTCAAACTGGTAAGTTTTAAGTTACTTTAGGTGTGGAAATTTTGATTAAGGGGATGCTAAATCTTTAACTGGATTTAATTGATCGTAACCATTTTGAAACTTTGGAAATAGAATAGGGAATTATAAAAGCTAAACATGCACCTAATAAATGTTCCCATTTTGGAAGGAAAGATATGATATTCTCCATAAACTCATCACCTGCTATTTATTTTCACCTAACACTTTAGTTATCATTCATTTTATAAAAGATGGAAACCCTAAATGAAGACATAAAGAAATCGGCAGGAAATGGAGTGGAAAGATACAGGTTGAATAACTGCCTTCCTTCAAAGGTGGAGTCGCTTAAACAAAAAAATGATTGAACGGCATAGCCGTTCAATCATTTTTTAAAAATTTATTATTAACCAATAGAACCTTCCATTTCAAACTTGATCAGACGGTTCATTTCTACTGCGTATTCCATTGGAAGTTCTTTCGTGAATGGCTCAATGAAGCCCATTACGATCATTTCTGTTGCTTCTTCTTCTGAAATTCCACGGCTCATCAGATAGAATAGCTGTTCTTCTGATACTTTTGAAACCTTCGCTTCATGCTCAAGAGAGATGTTGTCGTTCAGGATTTCATTGTATGGAATCGTATCCGAAGTTGACTGGTTATCCATAATTAACGTATCACACTCGATGTTGGCGCGTGCACCTTCCGCTTTGCGGCCGAAGTGAACGATTCCGCGGTATGTTACTTTACCGCCCTGCTTGGAAATCGATTTAGATACGATCGTTGAAGACGTGTTTGGTGCAAGGTGAATCATTTTTGCACCTGCATCCTGATGCTGCCCTTTGCCTGCTAATGCAATGGAAAGGGTCATGCCGCGTGCGCCTTCTCCTTTAAGAATAACTGCCGGATATTTCATTGTCAGTTTAGAACCAATGTTTCCGTCAATCCATTCCATTGTTGCGTTTGATTCACAAACAGCACGCTTCGTAACCAGGTTGTATACGTTGTTTGCCCAGTTTTGGATGGTTGTATAACGGCAATATGCGTCTTTTTTGATGATGATTTCAACAACCGCACTATGAAGTGAGTTGGTTGTGTACACAGGTGCTGTACAGCCTTCTACATAGTGCACATGTGCGCCTTCATCAACAATGATAAGAGTACGCTCAAATTGCCCCATGTTCTCAGAGTTAATGCGGAAATATGCCTGCAATGGCGTATCAACCTTAACTCCTTTAGGAACATAGATGAACGATCCGCCAGACCAAACCGCTGAGTTTAATGCAGCGAATTTGTTGTCTGTCGGAGGGATAACCTTTGCCCAGTGCTCACGGAAAATATCTTCATTCTCGCGAAGAGCGGAATCTGTATCCTTGAATACAATTCCTTTTGCTTCAAGATCTTCCTGCATGTTATGGTAAACAACCTCTGATTCATACTGTGCAGAAACACCTGCAAGATACTTCTGCTCTGCTTCCGGAATACCCAATTTATCAAACGTTTGTTTGATTTCTTCAGGAACCTCATCCCAAGAGCGTTCAGTTTTTTCAGAAGGCTTTACATAATACGTAATTTCATCAAAGTTTAATGACGCTAAATCTCCGCCCCATTGCGGCATAGGCATGTTATAGAAATGGTCCAATGATTTTAAACGGAAGTCAAGCATCCATTGTGGCTCTTCCTTCAATTTTGAAATCTCTTCTACAATTTCTTTTGTCAAACCGCGTTTTGATCGGAAAATGGAAACGTCTTTATCGGCAAAACCATACTTGTAATCGCCGATCTCAGGCATCTTTTTTGCCATCGTCGTATTCCTCCATTCATATAGGAAAGGGTTCACACCCTATCAATTCATAGTTTTTTAGCACACAAGGCAGACGAAACAGTTTTTAATCAAACGTTTGATTAATTTATTCCTGGTCTTCTTTCTCCGTGCCAACGCCTTTTTCCATTGCTTTCCATGCCAAAGTGGCGCATTTGATTCGGGCAGGAAATTGGGAAACTCCCTGAAGAGCTTCGATATCGCCAAGATCCAGATCATCTTCATCATATTCTTTTCCCAGCATCATGTCCGAGAAAACTTTGGAAAGCTTTAAGGCTTCTTCAATATTTTTACCCTTGATGGCTTGGGTCATCATGGAAGCTGAGGACATGGAGATGGAACATCCTTCGCCTTCAAATTTCGCATCAGCCACTTTGCCGTCCTCAAGCTTCAGCGTCAATTGAATCCGGTCCCCGCAAGTAGGGTTATTCATATTGATCGTCAGGCTGTCATCTTCAAGTACCCCTTTGTTACGAGGGTTTTTATAATGATCCATTATAACCTGGCGGTAAAGGGTATCTAAATTTTTAGAAGACATCGCTGAAATACTCCTTTGTTTTGACAAGCCCTGAAACAAGCTTATCAATATCTTCTTCCGTATTGTACAGATAGAAGCTTGCACGTGCAGTTGCCGACACCTTAAGCCACTTCATCAGCGGCTGTGCACAATGGTGGCCGGCGCGGACTGCAATTCCTTCCGCATCCAATACAGTAGCCACATCATGTGGATGAACATCATCTATATTAAAGGTAACCAGACCGGCCCGTTTAGAGGCTTCTTTCGGCCCATATATGGTCATTCCGTCTATAGCAGACATTTTTTCCATAGCATAAGCGGCCAGCTTGTGCTCATATGCCTCGATTTCGTCAAGGCCAATCTGCTCAAGGAAATCAATAGCAGCACCCAGTCCAATGGCACCTGCAATAATTGGCGTGCCTCCTTCGAATTTCCACGGAAGCTCCTTCCATGTCGATTCATAGAGGCCGACAAAGTCGATCATTTCGCCGCCAAATTCAACCGGCTCCATTTTTTCAAGGTGCTTTTTCTTTCCGTAAAGAACACCAATGCCGGTAGGACCACACATCTTATGGCCGGAAAAAGCAAGAAAATCACAATCCAGGTCCTGAACATCAATTTTCATATGCGGAGCACTTTGTGCACCATCCACAACCATAATCGCGCCATTCTCATGGGCGATTTTTGCAATTTCCTTAATCGGGTTCATAACACCCAGTACATTCGATACCTGCATGATGGATACGATTTTTGTATCGGCTGTTACGGTTGTCCTGACATCCTCAAGGGAGATGGTTCCATCTTCCTGCAGAGGAAGATACTTTAATGAGGCACCCGTCTGCTTAGCTACCTGCTGCCACGGAATGATATTGCTGTGGTGCTCCATGTAGGAGATAACAATTTCATCGCCTTCAGACAGGTTTGCGCGCCCGTAGCTTGCTGCAACTGTATTGATGGAAGTTGTTGTTCCTCTTGTGAAAATAACTTCCTCAGTCGATTTGGCATTAATGAATTTACGCACCTTTTCCCTTGCACCTTCATAGCCATCTGTTGCTCTGGTGCCTAGCGTATGGACACCTCTATGAACATTCGAGTTATATTCCCGGTAGTATTTATCGATCGCTTCAATTACCGGAACAGGCTTTTGGGAAGTAGCGGCACTGTCCAGATAAACAAGGGGCTTTCCATTGACTTCCTGATCCAGTATGGGAAACATTTGCCGAATCTCACGGGCATTCATTATTTTACTTTCCTTTCAATAATGGCAGTCAGCTGCTTTTTAACGCCTTCGATTGGAAGAGCATTAACAACTGGCGCCAAGAAGCCGTGAATAACAAGACGTTCAGCCTCTTTTTGGGATATGCCGCGGCTCATTAGATAATAAAGCTGCAATGGATCCACACGGCCAACTGAAGCTGCGTGTCCTGCTGTTACATCATCTTCATCGATTAATAAAATCGGGTTGGCATCCCCGCGCGCTTTTTCGCTTAGCATCAGTACGCGTGACTCCTGCTCGGCATTTGACTTGGAAGCCCCATGCTCGATTTTACCGATTCCATTAAAGATGGATGAAGCAGAGTCTTTCATAACCCCATGCTTTAAAATGTAGCCTTCGGAATTCTTTCCGAAATGAACTACTTTCGTTGTAAAGTTTTGAGTCTGTTCTCCGCGTCCTACAACAACTGTTTTAGTATCCCCGAAAGAACCGTCTCCAACAAGGTTAGTTGTATTCTCTGAAACTGTATTGCCATCGTTCATAAGTCCAAGAGCCCATTCAATGCGGGCATCACGGCCTGCAACCCCGCGGCGGTTCACATAAGCTGTTGTTCCCTTAGCAAGTGTGTCAACCGCACCATATTGTACTCGTGCATTTGCATTGGCAATGACCTCTGTAACAATATTGAAGATACCGTTCGCTTCCTCAACTACAGAAACATAGTTTTCCACGTAAGTAACTGAGCTGTTATCTTCAGCTACAACCAATACATGGTTGAACAGGTTTGCCTCTTTATCATCATGGATATATACAGCCTGAATCGGCGCTGAAATTTCCACATTTTTCGGAACGTATAAGAACGCTCCGCCGTTTAAAAGAGCCGCGTGCAAAGAAGTTAAACGGTGTTCGTCCGTTTTGACGCCATCCTTCATAAAATATTTCTGAAGAAGCTCGCTGTGTTCTCTTGCCGCTGTAAAGATGTCTGTGAAAATAACACCTTTTTCCTGAAGTTCTTTAGATACAGACAAATGAGTTGGTCTATTATTGCGCTGAATATATAAATTCTGATCGCCAGCTTCTGTATCAATCAGGTTTCTTACATCCTCAGGAAGGTCGTTTAGAGACGCAAAGTCTTCGCTTCCGACAATGTGCTTTTCGAACTGTGTGAAGTTCCATTTACCTATTTTGGTTTTATCAGGCTTTGGCATTGGCAGGCTTTCCGCGTCTGCAAGCGCATTTAGACGGAGTTCTGTCAGCCATGCCGGCTCGCCCATATCTTTTGAAAAGGAACTAACATATTCCTTATCAAATGGTAGTTTTATTTCCGTTGTCATAGTGATCCCCCTAACGCTTACGCTTCTTGCCCAACTGTTTCGTCTTCAATGCCCAATTCTTTCTTAATCCAGTCATATCCTTCAGCTTCTAAGCGCTGTGCAAGCTCCGGTCCGCCTGATTTTACAACGCGGCCCTGCATCATTACGTGAACATGGTCAGGTGTGATGTAGTTAAGAAGGCGCTGGTAGTGTGTGATAATTAAGCATCCAAACTCTTCTCCGCGCATTTCATTGATTCCTTTTGAAACAACCTTCAATGCATCAATATCCAAACCGGAATCGATTTCATCCAGGATAGCCATTTTAGGTTCAAGCATCATTAATTGAAGAATTTCATTGCGCTTCTTTTCTCCGCCTGAGAAACCTTCATTAAGATAGCGCTGAGCCATGTCAAGATCCATTTCAAGGAATTCCATCTTGCTGTCCATTTTGCGGATGAATTTCATAAGAGAAATTTCATTTCCTTCTTCAAGGCGGCTGTTAATTGCAGAACGTAAAAAATCGGCATTTGTTACGCCGCTGATTTCACTTGGATATTGCATTGCAAGGAACAGGCCGGCACGTGCGCGCTCGTCAACTTCCATTTCAAGAACATCTTTACCATCTAAAGTGATGCTTCCCTGTGTTACTTCATATTTTGGATGGCCCATGATAGCAGAAGATAAAGTAGATTTACCTGTACCGTTCGGCCCCATAATTGCGTGGATTTCTCCGCCTTTAATCTCAAGGTTTACACCTTTTAGTATTTCTTTTCCCTCAATAGCAACATGAAGGTCTTTAATTGTAAGTACTGATCCTGCCATAATATATACCTCCGTCAATAAAAGAAGATTTGTAAATCGGTTTCATCCGCAAATCTCTATTCTCATTTTATTCTCATTACAATCTTATAACAAATCAAATATCATAGCAACTCTTTAAGACCATTAACAAACTTTTCAAACGAAAAAGTTTAGAAAGCCTGTAAATATAAATTTTATCATATAAAATCTTTGTCATCAAAGAGTGAAATTACCGGAAACCAGCATGTCCTGTCTATTTTTTCCCGGTACTGAAATTTCATGTACTGCAAAAAGAAAACCAGTGCATCATTGGCACTGGTTACTATTTACTTCATTATTATATATACCTTTAACTTAGGAATGAATTTTTCTTTCAAGATCTGCAACTAAGCGCTGGCTCTGAAGATAATCTTCTTCACGTCTTTTTTCAACTTCCATTCGAATATCATGTTTCCGGCTGTACACTTCATATCCAACTCCATGGGCAGCTTGCATAGCTTTTTCCATTTCACTCGTGTAGTTCAGCTGTAACTGACTAATAATGAATCAATCCTTTCGGTTTTTATGCTTTTCAGCATTTGGTTTTACATCTAAAATCTTAACACTCAAACTATACCCCGCACAAAGCG
This DNA window, taken from Cytobacillus sp. FSL H8-0458, encodes the following:
- a CDS encoding cysteine desulfurase, translated to MNAREIRQMFPILDQEVNGKPLVYLDSAATSQKPVPVIEAIDKYYREYNSNVHRGVHTLGTRATDGYEGAREKVRKFINAKSTEEVIFTRGTTTSINTVAASYGRANLSEGDEIVISYMEHHSNIIPWQQVAKQTGASLKYLPLQEDGTISLEDVRTTVTADTKIVSIMQVSNVLGVMNPIKEIAKIAHENGAIMVVDGAQSAPHMKIDVQDLDCDFLAFSGHKMCGPTGIGVLYGKKKHLEKMEPVEFGGEMIDFVGLYESTWKELPWKFEGGTPIIAGAIGLGAAIDFLEQIGLDEIEAYEHKLAAYAMEKMSAIDGMTIYGPKEASKRAGLVTFNIDDVHPHDVATVLDAEGIAVRAGHHCAQPLMKWLKVSATARASFYLYNTEEDIDKLVSGLVKTKEYFSDVF
- the sufB gene encoding Fe-S cluster assembly protein SufB gives rise to the protein MAKKMPEIGDYKYGFADKDVSIFRSKRGLTKEIVEEISKLKEEPQWMLDFRLKSLDHFYNMPMPQWGGDLASLNFDEITYYVKPSEKTERSWDEVPEEIKQTFDKLGIPEAEQKYLAGVSAQYESEVVYHNMQEDLEAKGIVFKDTDSALRENEDIFREHWAKVIPPTDNKFAALNSAVWSGGSFIYVPKGVKVDTPLQAYFRINSENMGQFERTLIIVDEGAHVHYVEGCTAPVYTTNSLHSAVVEIIIKKDAYCRYTTIQNWANNVYNLVTKRAVCESNATMEWIDGNIGSKLTMKYPAVILKGEGARGMTLSIALAGKGQHQDAGAKMIHLAPNTSSTIVSKSISKQGGKVTYRGIVHFGRKAEGARANIECDTLIMDNQSTSDTIPYNEILNDNISLEHEAKVSKVSEEQLFYLMSRGISEEEATEMIVMGFIEPFTKELPMEYAVEMNRLIKFEMEGSIG
- a CDS encoding spore germination protein, with amino-acid sequence MNQWAWLQKKKKQTKNAHQQVKIHGTDVFFSSSLDSNLERIQNILGNNPDIAIRRFNIDLYNVKAAVVFIKGLADKEQIHEQILKSIMLELQMRECYVIEDRATGSHIKETIKDHVVTLTDVEEYNKIEDCVMEVLNGDTALLIDKVDTSLLLGTKKWPSRQIEEPITEASVRGAREGFVENILVNMSLIRKRIRDPHLVLDKYTIGRRSQTPVIMAYIKDITNDSIIQEAKKRLEKIDIDQILESGIIEQFIEDDFLSPFPQLITTERPDKVASGLLEGRVAILVDGTPFVLLLPVTITSILQGPEDYYERWFVGTLIRFMRFGAAFVSLFGPSLYVALISYHPGLIPTDLVISIAGSREGVPFPSIVEALLMEITIEILREAGVRLPKPIGQTVGIVGGLVIGEAAVTAGLVSPMMVIVVAVTAISSFSLPQYGAAIAIRILRFGMMLSAAVLGLFGIIMFAMAITIHLVKLKSFGVEYTSPFVPYQFKDWKDAILRLPYSVLKERPEILKPKDSTRIK
- the sufD gene encoding Fe-S cluster assembly protein SufD, which codes for MTTEIKLPFDKEYVSSFSKDMGEPAWLTELRLNALADAESLPMPKPDKTKIGKWNFTQFEKHIVGSEDFASLNDLPEDVRNLIDTEAGDQNLYIQRNNRPTHLSVSKELQEKGVIFTDIFTAAREHSELLQKYFMKDGVKTDEHRLTSLHAALLNGGAFLYVPKNVEISAPIQAVYIHDDKEANLFNHVLVVAEDNSSVTYVENYVSVVEEANGIFNIVTEVIANANARVQYGAVDTLAKGTTAYVNRRGVAGRDARIEWALGLMNDGNTVSENTTNLVGDGSFGDTKTVVVGRGEQTQNFTTKVVHFGKNSEGYILKHGVMKDSASSIFNGIGKIEHGASKSNAEQESRVLMLSEKARGDANPILLIDEDDVTAGHAASVGRVDPLQLYYLMSRGISQKEAERLVIHGFLAPVVNALPIEGVKKQLTAIIERKVK
- the sufU gene encoding Fe-S cluster assembly sulfur transfer protein SufU — protein: MSSKNLDTLYRQVIMDHYKNPRNKGVLEDDSLTINMNNPTCGDRIQLTLKLEDGKVADAKFEGEGCSISMSSASMMTQAIKGKNIEEALKLSKVFSDMMLGKEYDEDDLDLGDIEALQGVSQFPARIKCATLAWKAMEKGVGTEKEDQE